A window of Candidatus Pantoea floridensis contains these coding sequences:
- the osmY gene encoding molecular chaperone OsmY: protein MNKTKIAKTLIAALAGSALLSGAAFADESMSQKAQQTSDSAGAKIDSSMKKVDGYMDDSGITAKAKAALVDDEAIKSTDISVKTHDGVVTLSGFVASQDQAEKAVALVQKVEGVKSVSDKLHVKDSKNASLKGYAGDTATTSEIKAKLLADDIVPSRNVKVETTDGVVQLSGEVANQAQSDRAEKIAKAIEGVKSVKNDLKVKS from the coding sequence ATGAATAAGACTAAGATTGCCAAAACCCTGATTGCTGCTCTGGCGGGTTCTGCTCTGTTGAGCGGTGCCGCTTTTGCCGATGAATCCATGTCGCAGAAAGCACAGCAAACCTCCGACAGCGCGGGTGCGAAAATCGATAGTTCTATGAAAAAAGTCGATGGTTATATGGATGACAGCGGCATCACCGCCAAAGCTAAAGCAGCGCTGGTGGATGATGAAGCGATTAAAAGCACGGATATCTCCGTCAAAACGCATGATGGCGTAGTGACCTTGAGCGGCTTCGTTGCTTCTCAGGATCAGGCGGAAAAAGCCGTCGCGCTGGTGCAGAAAGTCGAAGGTGTGAAATCCGTCAGTGACAAACTACACGTTAAAGACAGCAAAAATGCTTCGCTGAAGGGTTATGCCGGTGATACCGCCACCACCAGCGAAATTAAAGCTAAGCTTTTAGCAGATGACATCGTACCGTCGCGCAACGTGAAGGTGGAAACCACCGATGGCGTCGTGCAGTTATCTGGAGAGGTGGCGAACCAGGCACAGTCCGATCGTGCAGAGAAAATCGCTAAAGCCATTGAAGGCGTGAAAAGCGTGAAGAATGACCTGAAGGTGAAATCTTAA
- a CDS encoding DUF1328 domain-containing protein, giving the protein MFRWGIIFLVIALIAAALGFGGLAGTAAWAAKIVFIVGIILFLVSLFTGRKRP; this is encoded by the coding sequence ATGTTTCGTTGGGGTATTATCTTTCTGGTCATCGCTCTGATTGCTGCAGCATTAGGTTTCGGCGGTCTGGCGGGTACGGCAGCATGGGCAGCTAAAATTGTGTTCATTGTCGGTATTATTCTGTTCCTCGTGAGCCTGTTTACCGGGCGCAAACGACCCTGA
- a CDS encoding patatin-like phospholipase family protein translates to MGTRIPLTLGSIEPLALAPFKANKIALVCEGGGQRGIFTAGVLDEFQRAGFNPFQLLLGTSAGAQNLSAFVCGQPGYARRVISRYTTSKLFFDPLRFVRGGHLIDLDWLIDITKQEFPLALTTAEGLFAKGSEFYMCACRSDDYRAEYFNPTSTNWHDIIKASSAIPGFYRSGVQMDGVSYLDGGISDAIPVREAARRGADTIVVIRTVPSQMSYTPKWFKRMERFLSDSALQPMINILHQHEESYREIQQFIEQPPDNLRIIEICPPKPLASMALGSRMSSLNQDYHLGRRSGRYFLATLGQWLSDAEPFVRQITVTPPAAVANAPDNRVVITPSLAENDADFNKGSLA, encoded by the coding sequence ATGGGTACGCGTATTCCATTAACGTTGGGTTCTATTGAACCGCTTGCATTAGCGCCCTTCAAAGCCAATAAAATTGCCCTCGTATGCGAAGGCGGCGGTCAGCGCGGTATCTTCACTGCAGGTGTACTCGATGAGTTTCAACGCGCAGGATTCAATCCCTTTCAGCTATTACTCGGCACTTCAGCCGGTGCACAAAACTTGTCTGCCTTTGTCTGTGGCCAGCCCGGCTACGCGCGGCGCGTGATTTCTCGTTACACCACCAGCAAATTGTTTTTTGATCCGCTGCGTTTCGTGCGCGGTGGGCATCTTATCGATCTCGATTGGCTAATCGATATTACCAAGCAGGAGTTTCCGCTGGCGCTGACTACCGCCGAAGGGTTGTTTGCCAAAGGCAGCGAATTCTATATGTGCGCCTGCCGCAGCGATGATTATCGCGCGGAGTATTTCAATCCTACCAGCACCAACTGGCATGACATCATTAAGGCCTCCAGCGCCATTCCCGGCTTTTACCGCAGCGGCGTGCAGATGGACGGCGTAAGTTATCTGGATGGCGGTATCAGCGATGCGATTCCGGTGCGTGAAGCGGCACGACGAGGCGCAGACACTATTGTGGTGATCCGCACCGTACCTTCGCAGATGTCATACACGCCGAAGTGGTTTAAACGCATGGAGCGTTTTTTGTCCGACAGCGCCTTGCAGCCGATGATCAACATCTTGCATCAGCATGAAGAGAGCTATCGCGAGATTCAGCAGTTTATTGAGCAGCCACCGGATAATCTGCGCATCATTGAAATCTGTCCGCCGAAACCGCTGGCGAGCATGGCGCTCGGCAGCAGGATGTCGTCGCTGAATCAGGATTACCATTTAGGTCGGCGCAGCGGGCGTTATTTCCTCGCCACGCTTGGGCAATGGCTGAGCGACGCCGAGCCGTTTGTCCGTCAGATCACGGTAACGCCGCCGGCAGCCGTAGCGAATGCGCCAGATAATCGCGTTGTAATTACGCCTTCGCTGGCGGAAAACGATGCAGATTTTAATAAAGGTTCGCTGGCATGA
- a CDS encoding TatD family hydrolase: protein MRFIDTHCHFDFPPFVEDAHASIERAAQSGVERIIVPSVDASRFARVSQLAQQHDALYAALGLHPINIAQHQEDAHLEALESWLKKPDSKRVAIGEIGLDLYMEDAQFAKQTRLLDKQLRLAKQYDLPVILHSRRTHDQLAMHLRRHDLPRRGVVHGFAGSQQQADRFIQLGYAIGVGGTITYERASKTRNTIAHLPLASLLLETDAPDMPLQGFQGQPNRPERARNVFDVLCQLRSESPETIANALWHNSLRLFALPA, encoded by the coding sequence ATGAGATTTATCGACACGCATTGCCACTTTGACTTTCCCCCATTTGTTGAGGATGCGCACGCTAGCATTGAGCGTGCCGCGCAGTCGGGCGTGGAGCGCATTATTGTGCCCAGCGTAGATGCCAGCCGTTTCGCTCGGGTTAGCCAGCTCGCGCAGCAACATGACGCGCTGTATGCCGCGCTGGGCCTGCATCCCATTAATATTGCGCAGCATCAGGAAGATGCGCATCTTGAGGCGCTGGAAAGCTGGCTGAAAAAGCCAGACAGCAAGCGCGTGGCGATCGGTGAGATCGGTCTCGATCTTTACATGGAAGATGCGCAATTCGCTAAGCAGACGCGGCTGCTCGATAAGCAGCTCAGGCTGGCGAAGCAGTACGATCTGCCGGTCATTCTGCACTCACGTCGCACCCACGATCAGTTAGCCATGCATTTACGTCGTCACGATCTGCCGCGTCGTGGCGTGGTACACGGTTTCGCCGGTAGCCAGCAGCAGGCTGATCGCTTTATTCAGCTCGGCTACGCGATTGGCGTCGGCGGCACTATCACCTATGAACGTGCCAGCAAAACCCGCAATACCATCGCCCATCTGCCGCTGGCGTCGCTGTTACTGGAAACCGATGCGCCGGATATGCCGCTGCAGGGTTTTCAGGGCCAGCCGAATCGCCCCGAGCGGGCGCGTAATGTGTTTGATGTGCTGTGCCAGCTGCGCAGTGAATCCCCTGAAACCATCGCCAATGCGTTATGGCATAACAGCCTGCGTCTTTTTGCGCTGCCAGCCTGA
- the deoC gene encoding deoxyribose-phosphate aldolase, protein MTDLKAAAQRALQLMDLTTLNEDDTDEKVIALCRQAKSPAGNTAAICIYPRFIPAARKALREQGTPEIRIATVTNFPHGNDDIEIALAETRAAIAYGADEVDVVFPYRALIAGNRDVGFELVKACKKACADANVLLKVIIESGELKDEALIRAASEISIDAGADFIKTSTGKVPVNATPEVAAIMMQVIRDKGVQQQVGFKPAGGVRTAEDAALYLKLADDTLGEGWADARHFRFGASSLLASLLNTLGHETATSKAGY, encoded by the coding sequence ATGACCGACCTGAAAGCAGCAGCACAGCGCGCATTGCAACTGATGGATTTAACAACCCTGAACGAAGACGACACCGACGAGAAGGTGATCGCGCTGTGCCGTCAGGCGAAATCGCCGGCCGGCAATACCGCTGCAATCTGTATCTATCCGCGCTTCATTCCGGCGGCGCGTAAAGCGCTGCGCGAGCAGGGTACACCAGAAATTCGCATTGCTACCGTCACCAACTTCCCGCACGGCAACGATGACATCGAGATTGCGCTGGCCGAAACCCGCGCGGCGATCGCCTACGGTGCCGACGAAGTTGACGTGGTGTTCCCGTATCGCGCGCTGATTGCCGGTAATCGCGACGTGGGTTTTGAACTGGTGAAAGCCTGTAAAAAAGCCTGCGCAGACGCCAATGTGCTGCTGAAAGTGATTATCGAAAGCGGTGAGCTGAAAGATGAAGCACTGATTCGTGCGGCTTCTGAGATTTCAATTGATGCGGGCGCCGATTTCATCAAAACCTCCACCGGTAAAGTGCCGGTCAACGCCACGCCTGAAGTGGCGGCCATCATGATGCAGGTGATCCGCGATAAAGGCGTGCAGCAGCAGGTCGGCTTTAAACCAGCGGGCGGCGTACGTACCGCTGAAGATGCGGCGCTGTATCTGAAGCTGGCTGACGACACGCTGGGTGAAGGCTGGGCGGATGCGCGTCATTTCCGCTTTGGCGCCTCTAGCCTGCTGGCAAGCCTGCTCAATACGCTGGGCCACGAAACCGCGACCAGTAAAGCGGGCTACTAA
- the deoA gene encoding thymidine phosphorylase: MFLPQEIIRKKRDGQALSEAEIRFFINGVRDNSVSEGQIAALAMTIYFHDMTLEERVALTMAMRDSGTVLNWKSLNLNGPIVDKHSTGGVGDVTSLMLGPMVAACGGYVPMISGRGLGHTGGTLDKLEAIPGFDIFPSDDRFREIIKDVGIAIIGQTNSLAPADKRFYATRDITATVDSIPLITASILAKKLAEGLDALVMDVKVGSGAFMPTFEASENLAQAIVGVANGAGCKTTALLTDMNQVLASTAGNALEVREAVQFLTGVARNPRLLEVTMALCSEMLISGKLAENDADARKKLQQVLDNGKAAEVFARMVAAQKGPVDFIERMDNYLPAPTLSKAVYADSAGIVSAMDTRALGMAVVSLGGGRQRASDSIDYSVGLSDMTTLGTPIDAQRPLAIIHASSEAQWQQAAAAVKAAITLSDAAPEITPVVYRRVSE, translated from the coding sequence GTGTTCCTGCCACAAGAAATTATTCGTAAAAAACGCGACGGCCAGGCGCTGAGTGAAGCAGAGATTCGCTTCTTTATTAACGGCGTGCGCGACAACAGCGTCTCGGAAGGTCAAATCGCCGCGCTGGCGATGACTATCTACTTCCATGACATGACGCTGGAAGAGCGCGTAGCGCTAACCATGGCGATGCGCGATTCCGGCACGGTGCTGAACTGGAAATCGCTCAACCTCAACGGCCCAATTGTGGATAAACACTCCACCGGCGGCGTGGGCGATGTGACCTCGCTGATGCTCGGCCCGATGGTAGCGGCCTGCGGTGGATATGTGCCGATGATCTCCGGTCGTGGCCTGGGGCACACCGGCGGCACGCTGGATAAACTGGAAGCGATTCCCGGCTTCGATATCTTCCCCAGCGACGATCGTTTCCGCGAGATTATTAAAGACGTGGGTATCGCCATTATCGGCCAGACCAACTCGCTGGCACCGGCCGACAAGCGTTTCTACGCCACGCGCGATATCACCGCCACCGTTGATTCGATTCCGCTGATCACCGCCTCGATCCTCGCCAAAAAACTGGCGGAAGGATTGGATGCACTGGTGATGGACGTCAAAGTGGGCTCCGGTGCCTTTATGCCGACCTTCGAAGCGTCAGAAAATCTGGCGCAGGCGATTGTCGGCGTGGCGAACGGTGCAGGATGTAAAACCACCGCGCTGCTTACCGACATGAACCAGGTGCTGGCGTCTACCGCCGGCAACGCGCTGGAAGTGCGTGAAGCGGTGCAATTCCTGACCGGCGTTGCGCGGAATCCACGTTTGCTGGAAGTGACGATGGCGCTGTGCTCAGAAATGCTGATCTCCGGCAAACTGGCGGAAAACGACGCCGATGCGCGCAAAAAACTGCAGCAGGTGCTGGATAACGGCAAAGCTGCTGAAGTGTTCGCCCGCATGGTAGCGGCGCAAAAGGGCCCGGTAGATTTCATCGAGCGGATGGACAACTATTTACCTGCACCTACCTTAAGCAAAGCGGTGTATGCCGACAGCGCCGGTATTGTCAGCGCCATGGATACGCGTGCGCTCGGCATGGCGGTGGTGTCACTCGGCGGTGGTCGCCAGCGCGCCAGCGACAGCATTGATTACAGCGTGGGCTTAAGCGATATGACCACGCTCGGCACCCCGATAGACGCGCAGCGTCCGCTGGCGATTATTCATGCCAGCTCTGAAGCGCAGTGGCAGCAGGCCGCCGCCGCGGTGAAAGCCGCGATTACGCTGAGCGACGCGGCCCCCGAAATTACACCGGTCGTTTATCGTCGCGTGAGCGAATAA
- the deoB gene encoding phosphopentomutase, translating into MKRAFIMVLDSFGIGSSKDADKFGDEGSDTLGHIAEACFEGRANEGREGPLHLPNLTKLGLGKAAELSTGRFPPGLDPNAEIIGAYAYASELSSGKDTPSGHWEIAGVPVLFDWGYFSDKENSFPQELLDILVKRADLPGYLGNCHSSGTVILDQLGEEHMKSGKPIFYTSADSVFQIACHEETFGLDRLYELCEIAREELTNGGYNIGRVIARPFVGDKAGHFERTGNRHDLAVEPPSATMLKKLVDEKDGEVISVGKIADIYAEQGITQKVKATGLDALFDATIEQMKKAPDTSIVFTNFVDFDSTWGHRRDIAGYAGGLELFDRRLPELMELVKEGDILILTADHGCDPSWEGTEHTREHIPILIYGPHVKPGSLGYRDTFADIGQTIAKYFGLSSMDYGKSML; encoded by the coding sequence ATGAAACGTGCTTTTATTATGGTTCTCGACTCCTTCGGGATCGGTTCTAGCAAAGACGCCGATAAATTCGGTGATGAAGGATCGGACACCCTCGGCCATATCGCCGAAGCGTGTTTCGAAGGCCGCGCCAATGAAGGTCGCGAAGGCCCGCTGCACTTACCTAACCTGACTAAATTAGGACTCGGCAAAGCCGCTGAGCTTTCCACCGGTCGTTTCCCGCCAGGCCTCGATCCCAACGCGGAAATCATCGGTGCGTACGCGTACGCCAGCGAACTGTCGTCGGGTAAAGATACGCCGTCGGGCCACTGGGAAATTGCTGGCGTGCCGGTGCTGTTTGATTGGGGCTATTTCAGCGACAAAGAGAACAGCTTCCCGCAGGAATTGCTGGATATTCTGGTGAAGCGTGCCGATCTGCCGGGCTATCTTGGCAACTGCCACTCTTCAGGAACGGTCATTCTCGACCAGCTCGGCGAAGAGCATATGAAATCCGGTAAGCCGATTTTCTATACTTCGGCGGATTCAGTGTTCCAGATTGCCTGCCACGAAGAGACCTTTGGCCTCGATCGCCTGTATGAGCTGTGCGAAATCGCTCGTGAAGAGCTGACGAACGGTGGCTACAACATTGGCCGCGTGATTGCGCGTCCGTTTGTTGGCGACAAAGCCGGCCACTTCGAGCGTACCGGCAACCGTCACGATCTGGCCGTTGAACCGCCGTCGGCGACCATGCTGAAAAAACTGGTCGACGAGAAAGACGGCGAAGTGATTTCGGTGGGTAAAATCGCCGATATCTACGCCGAGCAGGGCATCACGCAGAAGGTGAAAGCCACCGGCTTAGATGCACTGTTCGACGCCACCATTGAGCAGATGAAGAAAGCGCCAGATACCTCGATTGTGTTCACCAACTTCGTTGATTTTGACTCAACGTGGGGACATCGTCGCGATATCGCCGGTTATGCGGGCGGGCTGGAGCTGTTCGATCGTCGCTTGCCCGAGCTGATGGAACTGGTGAAAGAGGGTGACATTTTGATCCTCACCGCCGATCACGGCTGCGATCCAAGCTGGGAAGGTACCGAACACACGCGTGAGCACATTCCAATTCTGATCTACGGCCCGCATGTGAAGCCTGGATCGCTGGGATATCGCGATACCTTTGCCGATATCGGCCAGACCATCGCAAAATATTTCGGCCTGTCCAGCATGGACTACGGCAAGAGCATGCTGTAA